The Caloramator mitchellensis genome contains a region encoding:
- a CDS encoding ECF transporter S component, translating into MFRKIPILLIFMFIIITVLLTNYRVGIDKLITFSAVFIIIFFLLLFELKQTNVRKMAIISTLATLGGMLRIPFAIIPGLQPTTFIISVSGYTLGPTEGFIVGSIAAFISNFFLGHGPWTLWQMLGWGLCGLFFGWMKKIKLNRYFFALFCGLWGYIYGIILDMWYVVGFIKPISFYAIILGIIGSFPFDTMHAAGNVLLSLTFADKFINIINRFTTRFEVEYLD; encoded by the coding sequence ATGTTTAGAAAGATTCCAATTTTATTAATTTTTATGTTTATAATTATAACTGTTCTTTTAACTAATTATAGGGTGGGAATAGACAAACTAATTACATTTTCTGCTGTGTTTATAATTATATTTTTCTTGCTGCTATTTGAGTTAAAACAAACAAATGTTAGAAAAATGGCCATTATTTCAACTTTAGCTACATTGGGTGGAATGTTAAGAATACCATTTGCTATTATACCAGGTCTTCAACCAACCACCTTTATTATTTCTGTTTCTGGATATACTCTAGGACCAACTGAAGGATTTATAGTAGGCTCAATCGCTGCATTTATATCAAATTTTTTTCTAGGACACGGACCTTGGACGTTGTGGCAAATGCTTGGATGGGGATTATGCGGTTTATTTTTTGGATGGATGAAAAAAATCAAATTAAATAGATATTTTTTTGCACTTTTTTGTGGGTTATGGGGTTATATTTATGGTATAATTTTGGATATGTGGTATGTGGTAGGATTTATAAAACCAATTAGCTTTTATGCAATTATTTTAGGGATAATAGGAAGCTTTCCATTTGATACTATGCATGCAGCGGGAAATGTTTTGCTTTCGTTAACATTTGCTGATAAGTTTATTAACATTATCAATAGATTTACAACTAGGTTTGAGGTTGAATACTTGGACTAA
- a CDS encoding Cof-type HAD-IIB family hydrolase, which translates to MKYKMIAMDMDGTLLNSKKEITERTKLALKKADEKGVKLVVCTGRIFTSALYYANLIGTKAPIIASNGAYIREKDNNNVIYEKALDKDYVEKIVIKAEGFGFYPHIFTTETIYSKKLIYSSKNYTLWNEKMPKEERVKIKIVDDLIEIAKKHDILKIVVMSDDVEKLFKLKQIIKDNFEVSVFSSFDNNFEVMARDISKGNAVKVLADFYGFNLEEVVCIGDNENDISMIQYAGLGVAMANATEELKSVADLIIDSNDNEGVAKFIEEYIL; encoded by the coding sequence ATGAAATACAAAATGATAGCAATGGATATGGATGGCACCCTTTTAAACAGCAAAAAAGAAATCACTGAGAGAACAAAATTAGCGCTTAAGAAAGCTGATGAAAAGGGAGTTAAACTTGTCGTGTGCACAGGAAGAATTTTTACTTCCGCACTTTACTATGCAAATTTAATAGGAACTAAAGCACCTATTATTGCGTCAAATGGTGCATACATAAGAGAAAAGGATAATAATAATGTTATATACGAAAAGGCACTCGATAAGGATTATGTCGAAAAAATAGTAATTAAGGCAGAAGGATTTGGATTTTACCCCCACATTTTTACAACAGAAACAATTTATTCAAAGAAGCTGATATATTCTTCTAAAAATTATACTTTATGGAATGAGAAGATGCCTAAGGAAGAGAGGGTAAAAATAAAAATAGTAGATGACCTGATAGAGATAGCTAAAAAGCATGATATACTAAAGATTGTAGTTATGTCTGACGATGTTGAGAAACTTTTTAAGTTAAAGCAGATAATTAAAGATAACTTCGAAGTTTCAGTTTTTTCATCCTTTGATAATAATTTTGAGGTCATGGCTAGGGATATTTCTAAAGGGAATGCTGTTAAGGTTCTTGCGGATTTCTATGGCTTCAATCTCGAAGAAGTAGTTTGTATTGGAGATAACGAAAATGACATTTCTATGATTCAATACGCAGGTCTTGGGGTTGCAATGGCTAATGCCACTGAAGAATTAAAATCAGTTGCGGATTTAATTATAGATTCTAATGACAACGAAGGAGTTGCAAAATTTATTGAAGAATACATATTGTAA
- a CDS encoding DUF362 domain-containing protein, with amino-acid sequence MERVILSKCEDYEKERVYKAVDRLFELYGGINKIVNKGERVFLKINLVMKKNPEEAATTHPMVVEAVAKKLVDFGCEVVIGDSPGGPYNEKILKSLYKVCGIEEAAINAGAILNFDCSSEDFDTPENCIVKKLNMIKPPFDCDKIITISKLKTHGMAVYTGAVKVLFGMIPGFLKAEYHFKMPEIKDFSNLLVDICETVKPSFSIIDGIVGMEGDGPTAGVPIKTELLLASDNPYYLDVVGAYLMGLKSKDVPTIQRSVERNLCTGKIEDIQIVGEDLEKFAKQYKIPDTRSVNFFRGRVPKRLEEFLTYYLSPRPVFDFQTCIGCRNCYESCPPKAIKMINNKPHVDYKSCIRCYCCHELCPKKAVTIYKNKLLSKIFK; translated from the coding sequence ATGGAAAGAGTCATTCTTTCAAAATGTGAGGATTATGAGAAAGAAAGAGTATATAAAGCAGTTGATAGGTTGTTTGAACTATATGGTGGAATTAATAAAATAGTTAACAAAGGCGAGAGAGTATTTCTTAAAATAAACTTAGTAATGAAAAAAAATCCAGAAGAAGCGGCTACAACTCATCCAATGGTAGTTGAAGCAGTTGCAAAAAAACTTGTTGATTTTGGATGTGAAGTAGTTATTGGAGATAGCCCGGGCGGTCCATATAATGAAAAGATTTTGAAATCATTGTATAAGGTTTGTGGAATTGAAGAAGCTGCAATTAATGCTGGAGCAATTTTAAATTTTGATTGTAGCTCTGAAGATTTTGATACTCCAGAAAATTGCATAGTAAAGAAACTAAACATGATTAAACCTCCATTTGACTGCGACAAAATAATTACGATTTCAAAACTAAAGACACATGGTATGGCAGTTTATACCGGCGCTGTTAAGGTTTTATTTGGAATGATTCCTGGTTTTTTAAAGGCCGAATATCATTTCAAGATGCCAGAAATAAAAGATTTTTCAAATTTGCTCGTCGATATTTGTGAAACTGTAAAGCCTTCTTTTTCAATCATAGATGGTATAGTAGGTATGGAAGGAGATGGGCCGACAGCTGGCGTTCCTATAAAAACTGAGTTGTTGCTTGCTTCTGACAATCCATATTATTTAGACGTTGTAGGAGCATATTTGATGGGATTAAAATCAAAAGATGTTCCAACGATTCAAAGAAGCGTCGAAAGAAACTTATGCACCGGAAAAATTGAAGACATACAAATAGTTGGGGAAGATTTAGAAAAATTTGCAAAACAATATAAAATACCTGATACAAGAAGTGTCAACTTTTTTAGAGGCAGAGTTCCTAAAAGGCTAGAAGAATTCTTAACATATTATTTAAGCCCAAGGCCGGTTTTTGACTTTCAGACATGCATAGGGTGCAGAAATTGTTATGAATCTTGCCCGCCTAAGGCTATTAAGATGATAAATAATAAGCCGCATGTAGATTATAAATCATGCATAAGATGTTACTGCTGCCATGAATTATGTCCTAAAAAGGCAGTTACAATATATAAGAATAAATTATTATCAAAAATTTTCAAATAA
- the trmL gene encoding tRNA (uridine(34)/cytosine(34)/5-carboxymethylaminomethyluridine(34)-2'-O)-methyltransferase TrmL → MNLNIVLYQPEIPQNTGNIGRTCFLTNSSLHLIKPLGFLLNDKYLKRSGMDYWHKIDVHYYNSFEEFYEIHKDKRIFLTETFGEKIYTQAKFKIGDFIMFGKESSGVPQYIVELLKDNMIRIPMIETTDRSLNLSNSAAIVMYEALRQMNFPSMK, encoded by the coding sequence TTGAATCTGAATATAGTATTATACCAACCTGAAATTCCTCAAAATACCGGCAATATAGGAAGGACATGTTTCTTAACAAATTCATCGCTACATTTAATAAAGCCTTTAGGATTTTTATTAAATGATAAATATTTGAAAAGGTCAGGTATGGACTATTGGCATAAAATTGATGTTCATTATTATAATAGTTTTGAAGAATTTTATGAAATACACAAAGATAAAAGAATATTTTTGACAGAGACTTTTGGGGAGAAGATTTATACACAGGCTAAGTTTAAAATCGGAGATTTTATTATGTTTGGAAAAGAATCTTCAGGAGTTCCACAATATATAGTTGAATTACTAAAGGATAATATGATAAGGATACCAATGATTGAAACAACCGATAGGTCTTTAAATCTTTCAAATAGTGCAGCTATAGTTATGTATGAAGCCTTAAGGCAAATGAATTTTCCAAGCATGAAATGA